In Streptomyces sp. HUAS ZL42, the DNA window CCACAACCGGACGTTTTGCACGAACTCGATCACGCGTTTGACCTTACCGGGCTCGCGAAGGGCGATCAGCCCGCTGTCCGGTGGTCCTTCAGCCGCTCGTACGCCGCAAGTCCGTCCGGAACCCACTCCCACTCCGGCAGGCGGCGCTCCACCTCCTCCTCCGGCAGGAAGTCGTGCCAGGCCACCTCCTCGACCTGCGGTCGCACGGGGAGGTCGCAGCGCACCTCGTACACCGCCGACCACCAGGTCTGCCCCGCGCCGTCGTCGTAGAGGAACTTGAAGAGGAAGGCGGGCCGGGGCAGGCCGCTCACGCCCAGTTCCTCCTCGGCCTCACGCAGGGCCGCGTCGTCGTAGGCCTCGCCCGCTTCGACGACCCCGCCGACGAACATGTCGTACAGGGAGGGGAAGACCAGCTTGGTCGGCGTGCGGCGGTGGACGAAGATCCGGCCGAAGGAGTCGCGGGCCTGAATGAAGACGCATCGGTGGCGCAGCCCGCGGGCGTAGGCCTCGCCGCGCGGGGACTGGCCGACGACCAGGTCGTTCTCGTCGACGATGTCGAGAATTTCGTCTGCAGCGCTCATCGGCCCATCCAAGCAGGGCCCCGGGGGCGGGCGTCAGTTCGGCTGCGGGTCGCGCATGCGCTCGCGTGGGGCGGTGCCGGTGTCGGCATTGCCGGGTGCACGATGGCGACGACTGCCGTGGTGAGTGCGGCCGGGGCCCCTCGTACGGGCGTCAGTTCGGCTGCAGGTCGTGCTCGCGTGGGGTGGCGCCGTTGGCATTGCCGGGTGCAGGCCCGGCTGCACGATGGCGACGACTGCCGTGGTGAGTGCGGCCGGGGCCCCTCGTACGGGCGTCAGTTCGGCTGCAGGTCGCGCACGCGCTCGCGTGGGGTGGCGCCGGTAGGCATTGCCGGGTGCAGGCCCAGCAGCACGATGCCCGCGACGATCGCCGCGAGTCCGGCCGCCTCCCAGGCCAGCGCGCTGGTGTCGGTGCGCAGCCGGTCGCCGAGGAAACCCACGCCGCAGGCGATGCCGGCCAGCGGCTGGGCCGCGGTCAGGGCGGGCAGCGACATGCGCAGCGACGCGGTCTCGAACGCGCTCTGCACCAGGATCAGGCCGGTGACACCCAGTGCGAGCACGGCGTACGGCTGCCAGCCGGTGAGCAGTTCGGCGAAGCCGCCCGCGGAGAACCGCTGGCCGCTGACCCGCGTCAGGGCGTCCTGCACGCCGTACAGCAGCCCGGCCGCCAGGGCCAGCAGCACCGGTCCGGAGCTCAGCCGCGAACGCTTGGCGTACGTCGTGAGCAGCAGCGCCAGCCCGATCATCACGCCGATGATCAGCCAGTGGCGCAGCGGATCGCTGACCGCGCTCCCGCCGCGCGGCTCGCCGGCCACGATGAACGTGGTCACCCCGCCCGCGAGCAGGCCGAGGCCCGCCCAGCCCTGGCGGCCCAGCGGCTGCCGGGTCTGGTGGCGGGAGAGGGCGAGCGCGAAGAGCAGGTTCGTCGCGAGGAGGGGTTCGACGAGGGAGACCTCCCCCTGGCCGAGCGCGATCGCGCCCAGGACCATGCCGGCCACCATCAGCCCGATGCCGCCCAGCCAGCGCGGCACCTTCATCAGATCGAGCAGCAGCCGGAAGGACAGGAAGTCGCCGAGGGGAGCCTTCTGTGCCGCGTTCTGCTGGAGCACGAAGCCGAAGCCCAGACAGCATGCGGCGCTCACGGCGAGAACCAGAACCAGAACCGACACGCTGCGTACCTCGATCGTTGGGCCGGGCCACGGGGTCGTGGTGCGTAGTGGCCGACTGTAGCGTCCCAGGGCGGTCCATGCCCCGGGTGTGCCCGGAACCGGGCGGTGCACGCCATGGTCCGCTGCCGCACGGAACGCCGCCATGGCGTGCACCACACCACTGGGTGTCCGCCCCTGTGAAAAGCCCGTGAGAAATGATTACGGAACCCGGACCCGTACCCGGGATCCCTGGCCCGACCCCGGTCGCGGGTGCTCGAATGAAGAGGTGAACTCCGAACATCCCGAGGAGCGGGGCACACCCGTCGGCCGTCGCGTCTTCCTCGGCACCGTCGGCCTGGGCGTCCTCGGCGTCGCCACCGCGCCCACCCTGCAACGCGGCCTCGAGGCGTTCCTCGGCGGCGCCGCCGAAAAGGACCCCACCGGTCTCACGGGACTGCTCCCGAACGGCGGCGGCTTCCGCTACTACTCGGTGACCTCGTCCGTCCCGCACAAGAACGCCGGGAACTACCGCCTGACCGTCGACGGCCTGGTCGACCACCCGAAGACCTACACCCTCGCCGACCTCAGGGCACTGCCCCAGACCCGGCTCGTCAAGGACGTCCAGTGCGTCACCGGCTGGCGGGTCCCGGACACGCCGTTCGAGGGCGTGCAGCTGTCCCGGCTGCTCGATGCCGCCGGCGTGGGCGCGAAGGCCAAGGCCGTGCGCTTCACCTGCTTCGACGGCGCCTACTCCGAGAGCCTCACGCTCGACCAGGCCCGCCGCGCCGACGTCCTGGTCGCCCTGCGCATGCAGGACAAGGACCTCGGCCACGACCACGGCGGCCCGGTCCGCCTGTACGTGGCGCCCATGTACTTCTACAAGTCCGCCAAGTGGCTCTCCGGGATCACCGTCACCGACGAGGTGCGGCCCGGCTACTGGGAGGAGCGCGGCTACGACGTCGACGCCTGGGTGGGCCGCTCGAACGGACGGGACGATGAGCCTACGAGCTGAGACCCCGCCGAGGGCCGTGCGGATCGGCCGCTTCAGCCGGGCCGAACGGTGGGTGCACCGCACCACGGCCGCGCTGATGGGCGTGTGCGTGGTCACCGCGGCCTTCCTCTACGTCCCCGAACTCGCCCAGCTCGTCGGCCGCCGCGAGCTGGTGGTCCGCGTCCACGAATGCGCCGGGCTCGCCCTGCCGGTGCCCGTCCTGGCGGGCCTCGCCTCCCGTGCCTTCCGTGGGGATCTGCGCCTGCTGAACCGCTTCGGCCCGCACGACCGCGTCTGGCTGCGCGCCGCCCTGCGCCGGGACAAACGGCGCGCGTCACGTCCGGCCGGCAAGTTCAACGCCGGACAGAAGATCTACGCGGCCTGGATCGCCGGCGCCACACTCGTCATGCTCGGCACCGGCCTGATCATGTGGTTCACACACCTCACCCCGCTGATGTGGCGCACCAGCGCGACCTTCGTCCACGACTGGCTGGCGCTGACCATCGGCGTCGTCCTGGCCGGTCACATCGGCATGGCACTGGGCGACCCGGAGGCGCGGCGCGGCATGCGGACGGGGTCGGTGAGCCAGGAGTGGGCTGAGCGGGAGCATCCGTTGTGGCGGCGGTGAGCGGGGCCGGCGGGCGGCGCGCTCTCCGGCCCGGTTGCGGTGAACGGCTACTCGGGTGGCGAGGTCCCGCAGCACCCGCAGCAATCCGAGCCGGTCCGGTAACGGCGTCAACTGCTCGACCGGAAGAGCCACTTACCCCTAGAGGATCAGTGACAGCAGCAGGACCACACCCCCCGCGACCACCGAAATGATCGTCTCCATCACCGACCATGTCTTGATCGTCTGGCCGACGGTCAGGCCGAAGTACTCCTTCACCAGCCAGAATCCGGCGTCGTTGACATGGCTGAAGAAGAGCGATCCGGCTCCGATGGCGAGGACCAGCAGGGCCGCGTGGGTAGTCGACATGTCGGCCGCCAGCGGGGCCACCAGACCCGCCGCCGAGACCGTCGCGACCGTCGCCGAACCGGTCGCCAGGCGGATCGCGACCGCGATCAGCCAGGCCAGCAGCAGGGCCGGGATGGACCAGTCCTCGGAGATCTCGAGGATCATCCGACCGACACCGCAGTCGATCAGCGTCTGCTTGAAGCCGCCGCCCGCGCCGACGATCAGCAGGATTCCGGCGATGGGGGCCAGGCCCTTCTCGACGACTTGCGAGATGCGCTCCTTGCTGAAGCCGGCGGGCCGGCCCAGCGTGAAGATGCCGACGATCACGGAGGCGAGCAGGGCGATCAGCGGGGAGCCGATGACGTCGAAGACGCGCTGCACGGTGTGCGTGGGGTCGTCCACGACGATGTCGACGAGCGCCTTGGCGAGCATCAGGACGACCGGCAGGAGGATCGTGGCCAGCGTGGGGACGAAGCCGGGGCGCTTGTCCGGTTCCTCGGAAGCGCGTTGGGCGGGGGTCTGGGGGGAACCCCCGGTCGGATACAGCATCCGGTCCGGGGCCGGCACGTCCACCCAGCGCGCCGCGAACCGCGAGAACAGCGGGCCGGCGATGATCACCGTCGGGATGGCGACCAGCACGCCCAGCGCCAGCGTCACGCCCAGGTCGGCCTTGACCGCGTCGATCGCGACCAGCGGGCCGGGGTGCGGCGGAACCAGGCCGTGCATGACGGACAGGCCCGCGAGCGCCGGGATGCCGATGCGCATCAGCGAGTAGTTGCCCCGCTTGGCGACCATCAGCACGACCGGGATCAGCAGTACGACGCCGACCTCGAAGAACAGCGGCAGACCGATCACCGAGGCGATCAGCACCATCGCCCACGGCATCGAGCGCCCGCCCGCCTTCGCGAGGATCGTGTCGACGATCTGATCGGCGCCCCCGGAGTCGGCGAGCAGCTTGCCGAGGATCGCGCCCAGGGCGATCAGCACGCCCACGCCGGCGACGGTCGCGCCGAGTCCGGTGGTGAAGCTGACGATGGTTTTGTCGAGCGGTGCCCCGGCGAACGCGCCGAGCGCCAGCGAGCCGAGGGTCAGCGACAGGAAGGCATGGAGCTTGAACTTGGTGATGAGCAGGACGATGACGGCGATGCCCGCCAGGACGGCTATGCCCAGCTGAGCATGACCGGCCGAGGTGATCGGCTCGACGGTGTCCGCTGCCAGCATCTCGGCACTGAGTCTGGTCACGGGGTCCCTTGCGGATATGGGTTGGCGGAGGCCTTGCGGATGAGGGGCTACTGCGGTGGGTCGGGAAGCCCGGCCAGCGCCTTCGCGGCCCGGTCGGTGATCTCCTGCGGGCTGCCGGAGACGTCGACCGCGACGCCCGCCTCGTCCGCGCCCAGCGGCTGGAGCGTGGCGAACTGGGAGTCCAGCAGCGCGTGGGGCATGAAGTGGCCCCGGCGATGCGCCATCCGGTCCGCGACGAGTTTCCGGTCGCCCGTGAGGTGCACGAACACGATCCCGGGTGCGGCGGCCCTGAGCCGGTCGCGGTACGACCGCTTCAGCGCCGAGCAGCTGACCACCCCGCCCAGCCCGGCCCGCCCGTGCGCCCAGGCACCGATGGCGTCGAGCCACGGCCACCTGTCCGCGTCGTCGAGCGGGACACCGGCCGACATCTTGGCGATGTTGGCCGGCGGGTGGAAGTCGTCGGCCTCGGCGTACGGGACGCCCAGCCGGGCGGCGAGCAGGGGACCGATGGTGGTCTTGCCCGTGCCGGCGACGCCCATCACCACGACGACGTGAGGGGTGCGCATCAGTGCCTCGCTGTCTTCCTCGACATCCGGCTGTCTCTCCTCGACATCCGACTGACATCCGGCGTCGGCTCCCGACGCCGGCCTCACCCAAACCCATTAGGTACGACGAATTCAAGGGTCTGTGACAAATAAGTCTGACTTTTTGGCTCCGTTACGTGCCGCGTACGCTGAGTGCATGAGCACACCGGGCCGGGGGCTGCACGGCCGCGTACTGGACACCCTCGGCCCCGCGA includes these proteins:
- a CDS encoding molybdopterin-dependent oxidoreductase → MNSEHPEERGTPVGRRVFLGTVGLGVLGVATAPTLQRGLEAFLGGAAEKDPTGLTGLLPNGGGFRYYSVTSSVPHKNAGNYRLTVDGLVDHPKTYTLADLRALPQTRLVKDVQCVTGWRVPDTPFEGVQLSRLLDAAGVGAKAKAVRFTCFDGAYSESLTLDQARRADVLVALRMQDKDLGHDHGGPVRLYVAPMYFYKSAKWLSGITVTDEVRPGYWEERGYDVDAWVGRSNGRDDEPTS
- a CDS encoding gluconokinase, which gives rise to MRTPHVVVVMGVAGTGKTTIGPLLAARLGVPYAEADDFHPPANIAKMSAGVPLDDADRWPWLDAIGAWAHGRAGLGGVVSCSALKRSYRDRLRAAAPGIVFVHLTGDRKLVADRMAHRRGHFMPHALLDSQFATLQPLGADEAGVAVDVSGSPQEITDRAAKALAGLPDPPQ
- a CDS encoding NUDIX hydrolase produces the protein MSAADEILDIVDENDLVVGQSPRGEAYARGLRHRCVFIQARDSFGRIFVHRRTPTKLVFPSLYDMFVGGVVEAGEAYDDAALREAEEELGVSGLPRPAFLFKFLYDDGAGQTWWSAVYEVRCDLPVRPQVEEVAWHDFLPEEEVERRLPEWEWVPDGLAAYERLKDHRTAG
- a CDS encoding cytochrome b/b6 domain-containing protein, which encodes MSLRAETPPRAVRIGRFSRAERWVHRTTAALMGVCVVTAAFLYVPELAQLVGRRELVVRVHECAGLALPVPVLAGLASRAFRGDLRLLNRFGPHDRVWLRAALRRDKRRASRPAGKFNAGQKIYAAWIAGATLVMLGTGLIMWFTHLTPLMWRTSATFVHDWLALTIGVVLAGHIGMALGDPEARRGMRTGSVSQEWAEREHPLWRR
- a CDS encoding GntP family permease encodes the protein MTRLSAEMLAADTVEPITSAGHAQLGIAVLAGIAVIVLLITKFKLHAFLSLTLGSLALGAFAGAPLDKTIVSFTTGLGATVAGVGVLIALGAILGKLLADSGGADQIVDTILAKAGGRSMPWAMVLIASVIGLPLFFEVGVVLLIPVVLMVAKRGNYSLMRIGIPALAGLSVMHGLVPPHPGPLVAIDAVKADLGVTLALGVLVAIPTVIIAGPLFSRFAARWVDVPAPDRMLYPTGGSPQTPAQRASEEPDKRPGFVPTLATILLPVVLMLAKALVDIVVDDPTHTVQRVFDVIGSPLIALLASVIVGIFTLGRPAGFSKERISQVVEKGLAPIAGILLIVGAGGGFKQTLIDCGVGRMILEISEDWSIPALLLAWLIAVAIRLATGSATVATVSAAGLVAPLAADMSTTHAALLVLAIGAGSLFFSHVNDAGFWLVKEYFGLTVGQTIKTWSVMETIISVVAGGVVLLLSLIL
- a CDS encoding DMT family transporter, translating into MSVLVLVLAVSAACCLGFGFVLQQNAAQKAPLGDFLSFRLLLDLMKVPRWLGGIGLMVAGMVLGAIALGQGEVSLVEPLLATNLLFALALSRHQTRQPLGRQGWAGLGLLAGGVTTFIVAGEPRGGSAVSDPLRHWLIIGVMIGLALLLTTYAKRSRLSSGPVLLALAAGLLYGVQDALTRVSGQRFSAGGFAELLTGWQPYAVLALGVTGLILVQSAFETASLRMSLPALTAAQPLAGIACGVGFLGDRLRTDTSALAWEAAGLAAIVAGIVLLGLHPAMPTGATPRERVRDLQPN